The Planococcus liqunii genome includes a region encoding these proteins:
- a CDS encoding efflux RND transporter permease subunit: MKLSDFSIKRPVFTIVIMFLIIILGAVSFFKIPVTLIPELNPPVGVVVTSYPGASPTEVSEKVTRPLETSLSTLPGLESIQSSSEEGSNFILLEFDWSSNIDDVQTDIMQRIDQTPIPEDSNQPQFFKFDPAQFPVIQLAVRATESGEDVRVLAEELETELLQTEGVASVNISGSLIEEIQISLDQEQLESRGLQQSDIVQLIQANNISLPGEPIDTENGRHLTTRVVSTLTSVDEVRELVVTVNPLDGENVTIGDVAEVAVAEQESNSETRANEEPAVLLSALQESRANTADVSEAFQTKLDELLEEERFQGVEADVLFDQGDYVRLAIGNIGQTLILGGVFAMLVLFFFLRGIKSPLIIGIAIPYSVIVTFVLMYFADFALNIMTLGALALGIGMLVDNSIVVIENIERHLAMGKPPRKAASEGTKEVAGAITASTLTTVAVFVPVAFITGLIGQIFFEFAVTISFSLFASLAVALTVVPMMASRLLKDKEETKKPETRRSRWMKGFERSVVWALAHRIIILVAALVFLGAGILGIYQVGTEFLPATDEGFATVSVGLENGSSLAATDEVVNLIEEELKKEEDVSVFVSLIGSTQQGQSQGTTETNTAEIYVKMVPLDERERSVFEFVDEVQPRVLEKVGERAEVSFNLQTAAGSSPNSLTFTATDTDKERLDEAVTSISAAVRDLPEVTELTNDRDETIEEIQVQIKRDAATEYGMAPAQIAQTVNNMTRGVLATQVLSENDEVLSVFVGLDEQFRDSEEKLRTMKLRTPAGQFVNLEQLADIEISEGPVDIKRVDQADSVAFTLQHKSNVTLGEMSDKVDKALEELNLDKDTQISFGGDRELFENAIDDITLAIVLAVVLVYIVMAAQFESFKYPFVIMFTVPLMVIGVALALFLTQTPISITAVIGILVLVGIVVNNGIVLVDYINQRKEAGMDSYEAIVTSVHDRLRPILMTALTTILGLIPLALGIGEGTEINQPMGITVIGGMISSTFLTLYVIPIVYSLFDRQTRRMNRKTN; this comes from the coding sequence ATGAAGTTAAGCGATTTTTCCATAAAGCGTCCGGTTTTCACAATTGTCATCATGTTTTTAATCATTATACTGGGAGCAGTTTCTTTTTTTAAAATTCCTGTTACCTTAATACCGGAACTAAATCCGCCAGTCGGCGTAGTGGTAACCAGCTATCCAGGGGCAAGCCCGACGGAAGTAAGCGAAAAAGTCACACGTCCGCTTGAAACGAGTTTGTCGACTTTGCCGGGCTTGGAGTCCATTCAATCGTCTTCAGAAGAAGGGTCTAATTTCATTTTGCTGGAGTTTGACTGGTCGTCGAACATTGACGATGTCCAGACCGATATTATGCAGCGGATTGACCAGACGCCTATTCCAGAAGATTCCAACCAGCCGCAATTTTTCAAATTTGATCCGGCACAATTTCCTGTAATTCAACTAGCTGTTCGTGCTACAGAGTCCGGAGAAGACGTTCGCGTGCTGGCGGAAGAGCTGGAAACCGAGCTGCTTCAAACGGAAGGCGTGGCAAGCGTCAACATTTCGGGTTCATTGATTGAAGAAATCCAGATTTCGTTGGATCAGGAACAGCTGGAAAGTAGGGGACTCCAGCAATCGGATATTGTGCAGCTGATTCAAGCGAACAATATCTCGCTGCCAGGCGAACCGATTGACACGGAGAATGGCCGACATTTGACCACTCGGGTGGTCAGTACTTTGACCAGCGTAGATGAAGTCCGCGAATTGGTAGTCACCGTCAATCCGCTGGATGGCGAAAATGTTACCATCGGCGATGTGGCAGAAGTTGCCGTGGCCGAGCAGGAAAGCAATAGCGAAACACGGGCAAATGAAGAACCGGCCGTTTTGCTTTCGGCATTGCAGGAGTCCCGGGCAAACACGGCTGACGTATCGGAAGCCTTTCAAACGAAGTTGGATGAATTGCTGGAAGAAGAACGTTTTCAGGGAGTCGAAGCCGATGTGCTGTTCGACCAAGGAGATTACGTCCGGCTGGCCATCGGGAATATTGGCCAAACGCTTATCCTCGGCGGCGTTTTTGCGATGCTCGTGCTGTTCTTTTTCCTGCGCGGCATAAAAAGCCCATTGATTATCGGGATTGCGATTCCGTATTCAGTCATTGTGACATTTGTCTTGATGTATTTTGCCGACTTTGCACTCAATATTATGACATTAGGGGCATTGGCGCTCGGAATCGGCATGTTGGTGGATAACTCCATTGTCGTAATCGAGAACATTGAACGGCATTTGGCAATGGGCAAACCGCCGCGCAAAGCGGCTTCAGAAGGCACAAAGGAAGTGGCAGGAGCCATTACGGCTTCTACTCTTACTACGGTAGCAGTGTTTGTTCCAGTTGCTTTTATCACCGGATTGATCGGCCAGATTTTCTTTGAATTTGCTGTCACAATTTCATTCAGTTTATTTGCAAGCCTTGCGGTGGCCTTGACAGTAGTGCCGATGATGGCATCGCGGCTATTAAAAGACAAAGAAGAGACCAAGAAACCGGAAACTAGACGCTCGAGATGGATGAAAGGTTTTGAGCGGTCAGTGGTTTGGGCACTGGCTCACCGGATTATTATTTTGGTGGCGGCGCTTGTATTCTTAGGGGCCGGGATTTTAGGGATTTATCAAGTGGGCACAGAATTTCTGCCGGCAACCGATGAAGGCTTCGCAACCGTTTCTGTAGGGCTTGAAAATGGTTCATCTCTGGCTGCAACCGATGAAGTGGTGAATCTTATCGAGGAAGAGCTGAAAAAAGAAGAAGATGTCAGCGTCTTTGTCAGCTTGATTGGGAGCACCCAGCAGGGCCAGTCGCAAGGGACAACTGAAACCAATACCGCAGAAATATATGTAAAAATGGTGCCGCTGGACGAGCGGGAACGCTCGGTATTTGAATTTGTCGATGAGGTTCAGCCGCGTGTCTTGGAAAAAGTCGGTGAGCGGGCCGAAGTAAGCTTCAACCTTCAGACAGCTGCCGGATCGTCGCCGAATTCGTTGACATTCACCGCAACCGATACAGACAAAGAGCGCCTGGATGAAGCCGTGACAAGTATTTCGGCAGCTGTTCGCGATCTGCCGGAAGTAACGGAATTGACAAACGACCGGGATGAAACCATTGAAGAAATTCAAGTGCAGATTAAAAGAGATGCCGCAACGGAATATGGTATGGCGCCAGCGCAAATTGCCCAGACGGTCAACAATATGACCAGAGGCGTGCTGGCCACCCAAGTGTTGTCGGAGAATGACGAGGTGCTAAGTGTTTTTGTCGGTCTGGATGAACAGTTCAGAGACAGTGAAGAAAAGCTGCGGACGATGAAATTGCGGACGCCTGCAGGGCAGTTCGTCAATCTTGAACAGCTTGCGGACATCGAAATTTCAGAAGGCCCTGTCGATATAAAACGCGTAGACCAAGCTGACAGCGTAGCTTTTACATTGCAGCATAAATCGAATGTTACGCTTGGCGAAATGTCCGATAAAGTGGACAAGGCACTGGAAGAATTGAACTTAGATAAAGACACTCAAATTTCGTTTGGCGGAGACCGCGAATTGTTTGAGAATGCCATCGATGACATAACTTTGGCAATCGTCTTAGCGGTAGTTTTGGTTTATATTGTTATGGCTGCGCAATTTGAATCGTTCAAGTATCCGTTTGTCATCATGTTTACTGTTCCATTGATGGTTATCGGCGTGGCGCTTGCTTTATTCCTGACGCAGACGCCAATCAGCATCACAGCCGTAATCGGGATACTGGTGCTGGTCGGAATCGTCGTGAACAACGGAATTGTATTGGTCGACTATATCAATCAGCGTAAAGAAGCGGGAATGGATTCCTATGAAGCCATCGTTACTTCTGTCCATGACCGGCTGCGTCCGATTTTGATGACTGCGCTGACTACTATATTGGGGCTGATTCCATTGGCGCTAGGAATCGGTGAAGGAACGGAAATCAACCAGCCGATGGGGATTACGGTAATCGGTGGAATGATCAGCTCAACTTTCTTGACGTTGTATGTGATTCCCATTGTTTATAGCCTATTCGATCGCCAGACAAGAAGAATGAACCGAAAAACAAATTAA
- the sigI gene encoding RNA polymerase sigma-I factor has product MLIAVLTGMFGRSENVPAEELALLAQNGDDTALHHLLQSYSPFMKKTAAQVCKRFIDDHDDEYSIALSAFHEAIQGYEKEKNASFLTFAHLIIRRRVIDFIRKESQRTEFVHDFSASSNEDAESSKWIEETASIKNFNLEKQAEIRREEIALYEAMLKEFDLSFQMLAKIAPMHEDARQTAVQIAQMVAETEEYREFLMTKRKLPIKEIEKMVRVSRKTIERNRKYIIAMALLLQSDLHYLKDYLKERLL; this is encoded by the coding sequence ATGTTAATAGCTGTTTTAACTGGAATGTTTGGACGCAGTGAAAATGTACCGGCAGAAGAATTGGCTTTGCTGGCACAAAATGGTGATGACACCGCGCTTCACCATTTGCTTCAATCCTATTCTCCGTTTATGAAAAAAACCGCTGCACAAGTATGCAAACGATTTATCGACGATCATGATGATGAATACAGCATAGCGCTTTCGGCTTTTCACGAAGCGATACAGGGCTATGAAAAAGAGAAAAACGCCTCGTTTTTGACGTTCGCCCATTTGATTATCCGGCGGCGGGTCATTGATTTTATCCGCAAAGAAAGCCAGCGTACGGAATTTGTCCACGACTTCAGCGCCTCATCCAATGAGGACGCCGAATCTTCTAAGTGGATCGAAGAAACGGCTTCCATCAAGAACTTTAACTTGGAAAAGCAAGCCGAAATCCGCCGGGAAGAAATTGCCTTGTACGAGGCGATGTTAAAAGAATTTGATTTGAGTTTTCAAATGCTGGCCAAAATTGCGCCGATGCATGAAGATGCCCGGCAAACCGCTGTGCAAATCGCACAGATGGTTGCTGAAACGGAAGAGTACAGGGAATTTCTGATGACCAAAAGAAAGCTGCCGATTAAAGAAATTGAAAAAATGGTTCGGGTTTCACGGAAAACCATTGAACGAAACCGAAAATACATAATCGCGATGGCTCTTTTGCTTCAAAGCGATTTACATTATTTAAAAGATTACCTAAAGGAGCGGTTGCTTTGA
- a CDS encoding TrkH family potassium uptake protein has translation MNSSFQKLRNLTPAQAIVSYYFVAIASSFLLLRLPGVHNPGIDMPWLDSLFTAVSAVSVTGLTVVNISETYSVFGIVMIMFILQLGGIGIMSLGTFFWLLIGKRIGLRERQLIMVDHNQFNMSGVVKLIREIIKILLLIELVGAVIFTLYFTQYFDTFNEALLQGIFASVSATTNGGFDITGQSLSPFFNDYFVQIINMILIILGAIGFPVLIEIKEFLSNKNKNFRFSLFTKITTSTFGILLVVGTLVLLAFESLNAFKGYNWHETLFAAMFHSVSSRSGGLTTMDITQFSEATNVFMSALMFIGASPSSVGGGIRTTTFAIALLFLINFARGKNTIQIFKREIELIDVFRSYAVIILACFMVLFATMALIISEPHATPVQIVFEITSAFGTCGMSLGITDDLSAFGKVVIMALMFIGRVGLISFLFTIGGKSDKTKFHYPKERVIIG, from the coding sequence ATGAACAGTTCATTTCAAAAACTACGGAATCTGACGCCTGCCCAAGCCATCGTATCTTATTATTTCGTTGCGATTGCGTCTTCCTTTCTGTTGCTCCGATTGCCGGGGGTCCATAATCCTGGAATCGATATGCCTTGGTTGGATAGCTTGTTTACAGCCGTCAGTGCGGTTAGTGTAACAGGGCTGACAGTTGTCAATATTTCCGAAACTTATTCTGTTTTCGGCATCGTTATGATTATGTTTATCCTGCAGCTTGGTGGAATTGGCATTATGTCATTGGGAACTTTCTTTTGGCTGTTGATTGGGAAACGGATTGGCCTAAGGGAGCGGCAGTTGATCATGGTTGACCACAACCAATTCAATATGTCGGGGGTTGTTAAACTGATTCGGGAAATCATCAAAATTCTTTTATTGATCGAATTAGTGGGAGCTGTCATTTTCACCTTGTATTTCACGCAGTATTTTGACACCTTCAATGAAGCGCTGCTGCAGGGCATATTTGCATCTGTAAGTGCGACGACCAACGGCGGCTTCGATATTACCGGACAATCGCTGTCTCCTTTTTTTAACGATTATTTCGTACAGATCATCAATATGATCTTAATCATTTTAGGCGCCATCGGTTTCCCCGTGTTGATCGAAATAAAAGAGTTTTTATCGAACAAAAACAAGAATTTCCGTTTTTCTTTGTTTACCAAAATTACGACCAGCACGTTTGGCATTTTGCTGGTAGTCGGAACACTGGTATTGCTGGCCTTTGAATCGCTGAATGCGTTCAAAGGGTACAACTGGCATGAAACCTTATTTGCAGCGATGTTCCATTCGGTTTCTTCCCGATCTGGAGGGCTGACGACTATGGACATTACGCAATTCAGCGAAGCTACCAATGTCTTTATGAGCGCATTGATGTTCATCGGTGCTTCGCCAAGCTCGGTTGGCGGCGGAATCCGGACAACCACGTTTGCTATCGCTTTGCTGTTTTTGATTAATTTTGCAAGAGGCAAAAATACGATTCAAATTTTTAAACGTGAAATTGAGCTGATTGATGTTTTTCGGTCCTACGCTGTGATTATATTGGCTTGCTTTATGGTCCTTTTTGCGACCATGGCATTAATCATCTCGGAACCGCATGCCACTCCTGTACAAATTGTCTTTGAAATCACTTCAGCATTTGGAACGTGTGGAATGTCGCTTGGCATTACGGATGACTTGTCGGCGTTCGGGAAAGTTGTCATTATGGCCCTTATGTTTATCGGGCGCGTTGGCTTGATCTCGTTCTTATTTACAATTGGCGGAAAAAGCGATAAAACCAAATTCCATTATCCAAAAGAACGCGTCATTATTGGATAA
- a CDS encoding SDR family oxidoreductase has product MKEIVFTGFPGFIASQLIRKSIHSNTGISAIILPSERAKAEREAAIIQQETGCRPIRLMDGDITKTGLGLSNEDVQHLRSKKVVFWHLAAIYDLAVPRDLAWKVNVEGTQNVNDFILTLPNLERYMYFSTAYVAGTREGVLYENELIRPEKFKNFYEETKFEAELLVEGLKKAVPLTIIRPGIVRGHSETGETIKFDGPYFFLNMIDRVRKLPVIPYLGRSTAYINVVPVDYIIHASVYLSSLPNAAGETVHLTDPRPHPVEEVYRKMVVEMTGKIPKTRLPHKVAEVSLAMPPVRKLLGVEAETLDYLTWSASFDTSTAQRLLTGSGIECADFLKSMPSMVRFYELHKKDKNFHIAIR; this is encoded by the coding sequence ATGAAAGAAATCGTTTTTACTGGATTCCCGGGATTTATTGCCAGCCAATTGATTCGAAAATCCATTCACAGCAATACCGGCATATCGGCTATTATCTTGCCGTCAGAACGAGCCAAAGCGGAACGCGAAGCAGCGATAATCCAGCAAGAAACAGGATGCAGGCCAATCCGCCTGATGGATGGAGATATTACAAAAACCGGTCTTGGCTTAAGCAATGAAGACGTTCAGCACCTCCGCTCAAAAAAAGTGGTGTTTTGGCACTTGGCCGCTATTTATGATTTGGCAGTGCCAAGAGATTTAGCATGGAAAGTGAATGTGGAAGGCACACAGAACGTAAATGACTTTATTCTCACGTTGCCAAACCTGGAACGTTACATGTACTTCAGTACGGCCTATGTCGCTGGAACAAGAGAAGGTGTCCTTTATGAAAATGAATTGATTCGTCCGGAGAAATTCAAGAACTTTTATGAGGAAACAAAGTTTGAAGCGGAACTGCTGGTTGAAGGGCTAAAAAAAGCGGTGCCTTTGACAATTATCCGTCCTGGCATTGTCCGCGGGCATTCTGAGACAGGGGAAACAATAAAATTCGACGGCCCTTATTTTTTCCTCAATATGATTGACCGTGTCCGTAAGCTGCCAGTGATTCCGTACCTCGGGCGTTCAACTGCCTATATCAATGTTGTGCCGGTCGACTATATTATTCATGCATCTGTTTATTTGAGTTCATTGCCTAATGCTGCTGGAGAAACGGTCCACTTGACGGATCCCCGTCCGCATCCGGTTGAGGAAGTCTACCGGAAAATGGTGGTGGAAATGACAGGGAAAATTCCGAAAACCCGCTTGCCGCATAAAGTGGCGGAAGTTTCCTTAGCGATGCCGCCAGTGCGGAAATTGCTTGGTGTCGAAGCAGAGACTTTGGACTATTTAACATGGAGCGCTTCTTTTGATACCAGTACAGCTCAACGGCTGCTCACAGGAAGCGGCATTGAATGCGCCGATTTCCTGAAGTCGATGCCTTCCATGGTCCGGTTTTACGAACTCCATAAAAAGGATAAAAATTTCCATATCGCTATACGCTAA
- a CDS encoding TerC family protein codes for MEAILLEYAWVLLVLVGLEGLLAADNAVVMAVMVKHLPKDKQKKALFYGLVGAFVFRFAALFMITLLVNIWQIQALGAAYLLFISIKNIYDQRKGDNDHAIDVEKAPKKGSSFWMTVLKVELADIAFAIDSMLAAVALAVTLPHLNVFGMEDIGGINSGQFVVMLAGGLIGVIIMRFAAHKFVQILEKYPQLETAAFVIVGWVGVKLLVMTLSHEKLGVLPHDFPHSTPWTLTFWTVLVGIVVVGVIMGVKKNKEENA; via the coding sequence ATGGAAGCAATATTATTGGAGTATGCCTGGGTCCTGCTTGTACTGGTTGGGCTAGAAGGGCTGCTGGCTGCTGATAACGCGGTCGTTATGGCAGTTATGGTAAAACACTTGCCAAAAGACAAGCAGAAAAAAGCTTTGTTCTACGGTTTGGTAGGAGCATTTGTGTTCCGCTTTGCAGCTTTGTTCATGATTACGCTGCTTGTTAACATTTGGCAAATCCAAGCGCTTGGTGCGGCGTACTTATTATTTATCTCGATCAAGAATATATATGATCAACGAAAAGGCGATAATGATCATGCCATTGACGTTGAAAAAGCGCCGAAAAAAGGCTCAAGTTTCTGGATGACTGTCTTAAAAGTAGAATTGGCGGATATCGCGTTTGCGATTGACTCAATGCTTGCAGCGGTGGCGCTTGCTGTCACATTGCCGCATTTGAATGTATTCGGAATGGAAGATATTGGCGGAATCAATTCCGGACAATTTGTCGTTATGTTGGCTGGTGGTTTGATCGGAGTTATCATCATGCGATTTGCTGCCCATAAATTTGTTCAAATTCTTGAGAAATACCCGCAATTGGAAACAGCAGCATTTGTCATCGTTGGTTGGGTAGGGGTAAAATTGCTTGTCATGACACTTTCTCACGAAAAACTTGGTGTCTTGCCGCATGACTTCCCGCACTCTACGCCATGGACACTTACATTCTGGACCGTGTTGGTCGGAATTGTAGTTGTAGGCGTCATTATGGGTGTCAAAAAGAACAAAGAAGAAAATGCTTAA
- a CDS encoding peptide chain release factor 3, which translates to MSTQLKNEIQNRRTFAIISHPDAGKTTLTEKLLLFGGAIRDAGTVKGKKSGKFATSDWMEIEKQRGISVTSSVMQFDYDGHRVNILDTPGHQDFSEDTYRTLMAVDSAVMIIDVAKGIEAQTVKLFKVCKMRGIPIFTFINKMDRQGKEPLELMEELEEVLGIQSYAMNWPIGMGKEFLGIYDRYNKRIEPFRTEGKRFLALDEEGNLAEEHEMTKTSYYTQAMEDIELLDEAGNDFSLDRVKKGELTPVFFGSALGNFGVETFLETYLQFAPSPQARETQENEAIDPIEMPFSGFVFKIQANMNPAHRDRIAFVRIVSGKFERGMNVTLARTGKSYKLSQTTQFLADDRETVTEAVAGDIIGLHDVGNYQIGDTITSGKKFQFENLPQFTPELFVKVTAKNVMKQKHFHKGILQLVQEGAIQYYKTLHLEEVILGAVGQLQFEVFEHRMKNEYNVDVRMEPVGNKIARWIENEEDVKESMSSSRSLLVKDRYDNYVFLFENEFATRWFQDKNPGIRLYSLL; encoded by the coding sequence ATGTCAACCCAATTAAAAAATGAAATTCAAAATAGAAGAACCTTCGCCATCATTTCCCACCCGGATGCCGGGAAAACCACTTTGACTGAAAAACTGCTGTTATTCGGGGGCGCCATCCGCGATGCCGGAACGGTAAAAGGAAAGAAATCTGGAAAGTTTGCCACATCCGACTGGATGGAAATCGAAAAGCAAAGAGGGATTTCTGTTACTTCCTCTGTCATGCAATTTGATTATGACGGACACCGTGTCAATATTCTGGATACCCCTGGACACCAGGACTTCAGTGAAGATACGTACCGCACATTGATGGCAGTAGACAGTGCAGTTATGATCATCGACGTGGCGAAAGGGATCGAAGCGCAAACGGTAAAACTTTTTAAAGTGTGTAAAATGCGCGGCATTCCGATCTTCACTTTTATCAACAAGATGGACCGCCAAGGGAAAGAACCGCTTGAACTGATGGAAGAACTGGAAGAAGTTCTTGGCATCCAGTCGTATGCGATGAACTGGCCGATTGGCATGGGAAAAGAGTTTTTAGGGATTTACGACCGCTACAACAAACGAATCGAACCTTTCCGCACCGAAGGGAAACGGTTCCTGGCATTGGACGAAGAAGGCAATTTGGCAGAAGAGCATGAAATGACCAAAACTTCTTATTATACGCAAGCGATGGAAGACATTGAATTGCTGGACGAAGCCGGAAATGATTTTTCCCTTGACCGTGTGAAAAAAGGGGAATTGACGCCGGTATTCTTCGGCAGTGCCCTAGGCAATTTTGGGGTGGAAACATTCCTCGAAACGTATCTTCAATTCGCGCCGTCTCCTCAAGCGCGTGAAACGCAGGAAAATGAAGCAATCGATCCGATTGAAATGCCGTTTTCCGGTTTTGTCTTCAAGATCCAGGCGAACATGAATCCAGCTCACCGGGACCGCATCGCCTTTGTCCGCATCGTCTCAGGGAAATTTGAGCGGGGCATGAACGTCACTTTGGCACGTACCGGCAAATCGTATAAATTGAGCCAAACCACTCAATTTTTAGCGGATGACCGTGAAACGGTGACAGAAGCGGTGGCGGGAGATATTATCGGTCTTCATGACGTGGGCAACTACCAGATCGGAGACACGATTACGAGCGGCAAGAAATTCCAATTTGAAAATCTGCCGCAGTTTACGCCGGAATTGTTCGTCAAAGTAACGGCGAAAAACGTTATGAAACAGAAGCATTTCCATAAAGGAATCCTTCAACTTGTGCAAGAAGGGGCAATCCAGTACTATAAAACCCTCCATCTTGAAGAAGTTATCTTGGGCGCTGTCGGACAACTGCAATTTGAAGTGTTCGAGCACCGCATGAAAAATGAATACAATGTGGATGTCCGCATGGAACCGGTCGGCAATAAAATTGCACGCTGGATCGAAAACGAGGAAGATGTAAAAGAATCCATGTCGAGCAGCCGGTCGCTGCTGGTGAAAGACCGTTACGATAACTACGTCTTCTTATTTGAAAACGAATTTGCCACTCGCTGGTTCCAAGACAAAAATCCTGGAATCCGCTTATACAGCTTATTGTAA
- a CDS encoding anti-sigma-I factor RsgI family protein, with translation MKMQKGICVESKGDRFIYLTGDGQFLAGRAVQQTRIGEEGYFYEESRKAKINWQPIWIPAMAAFAVLFLFISVLLPSDEAFAYVQVEINPGVELGLDEDYRVISIRDLNDDGENLIGRLGEWKNHSLDEVLGKVIALSITDSTEEVIITTVDDGGKAKKPVEQVVTAVAASAATSNIDVHLKKATLKQWRESIKESVPVGQKIDNYTPVTPTQQGPTQEERKQPHKSSKEKKESGIEDEKAVSPKEHKKESVPARKADDTPIELPKKAAPQEPKKKEIPPGQEKKITPMEPKKKENPAVPKKKSVPPGQEKKQAPQEPKEKPVEQERKATPLEPKTKKTPPGLEKKATPPKQEKKATPKAQEKKQQNQSGQTKKDKKPPQKKGNQNASKKENPQTGQTAEKKKAEPKKKKSKREE, from the coding sequence ATGAAAATGCAAAAAGGAATATGTGTTGAATCAAAAGGCGACCGCTTTATATACTTGACGGGAGACGGCCAATTTCTGGCTGGACGGGCCGTTCAACAAACAAGAATTGGCGAGGAAGGCTATTTTTATGAAGAAAGCCGAAAAGCGAAAATTAACTGGCAGCCGATTTGGATTCCGGCAATGGCAGCATTTGCTGTTTTGTTCTTGTTTATATCCGTGCTATTGCCATCGGATGAAGCTTTTGCTTATGTACAAGTGGAAATCAACCCGGGAGTGGAATTGGGGCTGGATGAGGACTACCGCGTCATTTCAATCCGTGATTTGAATGACGATGGCGAAAATCTTATAGGCAGGCTTGGCGAATGGAAAAACCATTCGTTGGATGAAGTGCTTGGAAAAGTGATTGCCTTATCAATTACTGATTCTACGGAAGAAGTGATTATCACCACGGTGGACGACGGCGGGAAAGCAAAGAAACCTGTGGAACAAGTGGTCACGGCGGTTGCAGCAAGTGCGGCAACAAGCAATATTGACGTTCATTTGAAAAAAGCGACACTTAAACAGTGGAGAGAGTCGATCAAGGAAAGTGTACCGGTGGGGCAAAAAATCGACAACTATACACCGGTCACTCCAACACAACAGGGGCCGACCCAAGAAGAGAGAAAGCAGCCGCATAAAAGTTCAAAAGAGAAAAAAGAATCGGGAATAGAAGATGAAAAGGCTGTTTCGCCAAAAGAGCACAAAAAAGAAAGTGTACCTGCTCGGAAAGCCGATGACACTCCTATAGAACTGCCTAAGAAAGCGGCCCCTCAAGAGCCGAAAAAGAAAGAAATTCCGCCAGGCCAAGAGAAGAAAATAACGCCGATGGAACCGAAAAAGAAAGAAAATCCTGCAGTTCCGAAGAAAAAATCAGTGCCTCCGGGGCAGGAAAAGAAACAGGCGCCGCAGGAACCGAAAGAAAAACCGGTGGAACAAGAGAGAAAAGCAACTCCACTGGAGCCAAAAACAAAGAAGACACCGCCTGGGTTAGAGAAAAAAGCAACACCGCCTAAACAGGAAAAGAAAGCTACTCCAAAAGCGCAAGAAAAGAAACAACAGAACCAGTCCGGTCAAACCAAAAAAGACAAAAAGCCTCCACAGAAAAAAGGAAACCAGAATGCTTCTAAAAAAGAGAATCCCCAAACCGGACAAACAGCTGAAAAGAAAAAAGCTGAACCGAAAAAAAAGAAGAGCAAGAGAGAAGAGTAG